Proteins encoded in a region of the Augochlora pura isolate Apur16 chromosome 4, APUR_v2.2.1, whole genome shotgun sequence genome:
- the LOC144468548 gene encoding uncharacterized protein LOC144468548: protein MRSSALILLALLCPASSKIASHETPPKEYTITASSTANDTSPNREGSRVEEENHRPIETLFIPEDPSRYAEIVEQVRKLLVPADPSKVSEHVADTRDPVDEGTASESAVPAEEWPGNALENTSRRGPENGTKERFSSPLFVKAGGDEPSLAAATGPEYSPRDPAGLSSRTAVADNGGEDAVESDDDDPGSAERSEPGEEDLLEVANFGLQAMKNLYLVTEPTLYSMGLYLDADNPAKYVAAFNDQTEEARALAKYGFAVLQSTAMFKKKFPDIPTESLLARRSQSNPLQRHCPNRGVPECPPASARYRTSDGSCNNRQNLWWGSAMSPMNRFLPPVYGDGVQSVRRSIDGSPLPSARDVTRIIHEDRDVPLASITHMLMQWGQFVDHDLTATGQSRGFNGTIPQCCLNFGKGFQPAEFMHPECLPISVSVDDSFFGPLGVRCLEFLRSGSAPREDCKFGPREQLSQVTSYLDASTVYSSNAFQTDTLRLFRNGLLQYGKIQSQRPVLPKQDSDLCLRGSLSTRCFRAGDGRLGEQPALTSLHVVFLRLHNRIATKLAALNPQWSDEKLFQESRRIVGAVVQHITYREFLPIVLGPDVMKIFNLEVLKKGYYTGYDLAVNPTIANGFSAAAYRFGHSLVQRSFVRYDGNHQPLFNNVTIHREFSNPANLETAGSVDRLLLGLINQPSQKRDEHISDELTNHLFQTPKFPFGMDLGSINIQRGRDHGIPPYVQWREPCGLSSIKSFEDLERAIPPEVADKFRLVYNFVEDVDLFTAGLAEKSVSGGLVGPTLACVIGQQFSNLRKGDRFWYENPDQESSFTPGQLQQIRRVSLAQVLCGTMDEIETVQPFVFLIPDNLKNQRVTCQDPGIGQLDLEFWREDPSGVRGRSGFLGPFKKKKIPVQNTTAKPTTNGILLTQIGDQSQKSVLQKGKPTETSIYQSNKIIVRKPLGPPDNVSIVVQNNAVNAPIFVKDGNFGSAIAVDPPKQQAYQPPRPSSDYVNDRPISIPTRPPFDYNNNRPINPPSRPTSDYVNDIPVDHRPLQHIPIYLNPKPIPTTIPSSPQTGRPYVPHAFDDPNNPNPPSQSFHSNYGLNDVLFENYGSSPRPTLYTYYTNYQRPVTQRPYQDYPNDRPHYHDPRPPVNSWPSHEPQYQNNGHLPPKPLYGRPGSQYDTDSGHTLNWQQLQQQSLMNQLTGTGQYGARPNKPYESSRDPNWQYQIDRYGTVHRPMEDRPYEYSTWSSVSSNSERDRYDSNRPYQRPVQADPDGWSSIPTYQKDRPGYQTVTSRPIDRGSTDGSYLKGSSERPWISEPAKNDYQRPNRPYQNGDVSPPFNGVTRPSYDNHNRYYPSSSRPFAQDQWSESENSYQRPKPSKVHSVTIVTEESAGQDGQSWAGQVTTEVPRPLVTRITDNANTYRRPGQYYYEKNVLHRYPDNIEIQATTDRHFSIESGVVQRHSVLGAAAPSKDPAAEDTRVAEDNPGDAEATKNDTKAEGTANAPRNETEDVAAADDLAKADKVLFNRTINWLTPQEDSSLPSAPEVPKMPSDQAAAAKELPKPIKRRNHASRDPLDTRGTPGSPTTEQSSPFI from the exons ATGCGGTCTTCTGCCCT AATCCTGCTCGCCCTGCTCTGCCCCGCGTCGTCGAAAATCGCGAGCCATGAAACCCCGCCGAAGGAATACACAATAACCGCCTCATCAACCGCGAACGACACGTCGCCGAACCGAGAGGGATCGAGAGTAGAGGAGGAGAACCACCGCCCCATAGAAACCCTGTTCATACCCGAGGACCCGAGCAGATACGCGGAGATCGTCGAGCAAGTGCGGAAACTGCTCGTGCCGGCGGATCCGTCGAAAGTTTCGGAGCACGTCGCCGACACGCGCGACCCCGTCGACGAGGGAACCGCCTCGGAGTCCGCGGTGCCGGCGGAGGAGTGGCCGGGAAACGCGCTGGAAAATACGAGCCGGCGCGGGCCGGAAAACGGGACAAAGGAGAGATTTTCGAGCCCGTTGTTCGTGAAAGCGGGGGGAGACGAGCCGAGCCTAGCGGCGGCGACCGGGCCGGAATATTCGCCGAGAGATCCGGCAGGACTTTCCTCGAGGACCGCCGTCGCGGATAATGGTGGCGAGGATGCCGTGgagagcgacgacgacgatccgGGGAGCGCGGAGAGAAGCGAGCCGGGGGAGGAGGACCTTCTCGAGGTCGCCAACTTCGGGCTGCAGGCCATGAAGAACTTGTACCTCGTTACAGAGCCGACGCTCTACTCCATGG GTCTCTACCTGGACGCGGACAACCCGGCGAAGTATGTGGCAGCTTTCAACGACCAGACAGAGGAGGCGAGGGCACTCGCGAAGTACGGTTTCGCGGTGCTTCAGAGCACCGCGATGTTCAAGAAGAA GTTCCCGGACATTCCGACGGAATCGCTGCTGGCACGACGAAGTCAAAGCAATCCACTCCAACGTCACTGTCCAAACAGAGGCGTTCCCGAGTGTCCGCCGGCCAGCGCCCGATACAGAACGTCCGACGGCAGCTGCAACAATCGGCAGAACCTGTGGTGGGGGTCTGCGATGTCACCTATGAACAG GTTCCTGCCTCCGGTTTACGGCGACGGTGTCCAAAGCGTGCGAAGGTCGATAGATGGATCGCCTCTTCCCAGCGCGAGAGACGTCACCAGGATCATCCACGAGGACAGAGATGTGCCTTTAGCTTCGATCACTCATATGCTGATGCAGTGGGGGCAGTTCGTGGATCACGACCTGACGG CTACCGGCCAGAGCAGAGGATTCAACGGGACCATTCCCCAGTGTTGCCTCAACTTTGGCAAGGGTTTCCAGCCGGCGGAATTCatg CATCCCGAGTGCCTGCCGATCAGCGTCAGCGTGGACGACAGTTTCTTCGGTCCTCTAGGAGTCAGGTGTCTGGAGTTTCTTCGTAGCGGCTCGGCTCCCAGAGAAGACTGCAAATTCGGCCCTAGGGAGCAGCTGTCGCAGGTGACAAGCTACCTGGACGCGTCCACGGTGTACAGCAGCAACGCCTTCCAAACCGACACGTTGCGGCTGTTCCGAAACG GTCTCTTGCAGTACGGAAAAATCCAATCGCAGAGGCCGGTGCTACCGAAACAAGACTCCGATCTCTGTCTGCGTGGCTCGCTGTCGACGAGATGCTTCCGTGCCGGCGACGGTCGGCTCGGCGAGCAACCGGCGCTCACGTCTCTCCACGTTGTCTTTCTGAGGCTGCACAATAGAATAGCGACGAAACTGGCCGCGCTGAACCCTCAATGGAGCGACGAGAAACTATTCCAGGAATCCCGGAGGATCGTCGGCGCTGTCGTCCAGCATATCACCTACAGAGAATTTTTGCCGATCGTTCTTG GTCCCGATGTGATGAAGATATTCAACCTGGAGGTACTGAAGAAAGGATACTACACCGGCTACGATCTCGCCGTGAATCCCACCATCGCCAACGGCTTCTCTGCTGCTGCTTATCGCTTCGGACACTCGCTGGTACAGCGGAGCTTCGTTCGATACGACGGCAACCATCAGCCTCTCTTCAACA ACGTAACGATCCACAGAGAGTTCAGCAACCCGGCGAACCTGGAGACAGCAGGCTCCGTGGACCGTCTGCTCCTCGGGCTAATCAATCAACCCTCTCAAAAGAGGGACGAGCACATTAGCGACGAGCTAACCAATCACCTCTTCCAAACCCCGAAGTTTCCCTTCGGCATGGACCTCGGCTCCATAAACATACAGCGTGGCAGAGATCACGGGATCCCTCCGTACGTCCAGTGGCGAGAGCCTTGCGGCCTTTCGTCGATAAAAAGCTTCGAGGATCTAGAGAGAGCGATACCTCCGGAGGTGGCCGACAAATTTAGACTGGTTTATAACTTCGTGGAGGACGTCGATCTCTTCACGGCAGGATTGGCGGAGAAGTCGGTCAGCGGAGGATTGGTGGGTCCGACCTTGGCCTGCGTGATCGGACAACAGTTCAGCAACCTGCGGAAAGGCGACAGGTTCTGGTACGAGAACCCGGATCAGGAGAGCAGCTTCACGCCGGGACAGCTTCAGCAGATCAGACGCGTCAGCCTGGCCCAGGTGCTCTGCGGCACCATGGACGAGATCGAGACCGTTCAACCCTTCGTCTTCTTGATTCCGGACAACCTAAAGAATCAGAGAGTGACCTGCCAAGATCCGGGAATAGGTCAGTTGGACCTGGAGTTTTGGAGGGAGGATCCTTCGGGAGTTCGGGGCAGGTCCGGGTTCCTGGGGCCGttcaagaagaagaagattccCGTCCAGAATACCACTGCGAAACCCACGACCAATGGGATACTTTTGACGCAGATCGGGGACCAATCGCAGAAGAGCGTCTTGCAGAAAGGAAAGCCGACGGAGACGAGCATCTATCAGAGCAACAAAATTATCGTCAGGAAGCCCCTCGGTCCGCCAGATAACGTGAGCATAGTGGTGCAGAACAACGCCGTGAACGCTCCCATCTTCGTCAAAGACGGGAACTTTGGCTCCGCCATTGCAGTAGACCCTCCGAAGCAGCAGGCTTACCAACCTCCAAGACCGTCTAGCGATTACGTCAACGACAGGCCCATTAGTATACCTACCAGACCGCCCTTCgattacaataacaatagaCCGATTAATCCACCTTCCAGACCGACCTCCGATTACGTCAACGATATACCAGTTGATCACCGCCCTCTGCAACATATTCCAATTTACCTGAACCCTAAACCAATACCTACGACCATTCCGTCGTCGCCTCAAACCGGACGACCCTACGTTCCGCACGCCTTCGACGATCCTAACAACCCTAATCCTCCCAGCCAAAGTTTTCACTCGAACTACGGGCTGAACGATGTGCTATTCGAGAACTATGGCAGCAGTCCCAGGCCGACTCTGTACACTTATTATACCAACTATCAAAGGCCAGTTACGCAGAGGCCTTACCAGGATTACCCGAACGACAGGCCTCATTACCACGACCCGAGACCTCCGGTCAATTCCTGGCCGAGCCACGAGCCTCAGTATCAAAATAATGGCCACTTGCCTCCCAAACCTCTTTATGGCAGACCAGGTAGTCAGTACGATACCGACAGCGGTCATACCTTGAATTGGCAACAGCTGCAACAACAGAGTTTGATGAACCAGTTGACCGGCACCGGACAATACGGAGCCAGACCCAACAAGCCCTACGAGAGTTCGCGGGACCCTAATTGGCAGTATCAGATCGACAGATACGGGACAGTTCACAGACCAATGGAAGACAGACCGTACGAGTACTCAACCTGGTCCAGCGTGTCCTCCAATTCGGAGAGGGATCGTTACGATTCTAATAGACCATACCAACGTCCTGTTCAGGCGGATCCAGACGGCTGGTCCTCTATTCCAACTTACCAGAAGGACAGGCCGGGCTACCAAACGGTTACCAGCAGGCCTATCGACAGAGGAAGCACCGACGGTTCGTACTTGAAGGGTTCCTCGGAGAGACCTTGGATTTCCGAGCCGGCGAAGAACGATTATCAGAGGCCTAACAGACCTTATCAGAACGGTGACGTGTCGCCTCCGTTCAACGGCGTTACCAGGCCGAGCTACGACAACCATAATCGGTATTATCCGTCCTCGTCGAGACCGTTCGCTCAAGATCAGTGGAGCGAGTCGGAGAATTCTTATCAGAGACCGAAACCGTCGAAGGTCCACAGCGTGACGATCGTCACGGAGGAATCCGCAGGTCAGGACGGCCAGAGTTGGGCAGGCCAGGTAACCACCGAGGTCCCGAGGCCGCTGGTGACACGCATCACCGATAACGCGAACACGTACAGAAGGCCGGGACAGTACTATTACGAAAAGAACGTGTTGCATCGATATCCCGATAACATCGAAATTCAGGCGACCACGGACAGGCATTTCTCGATAGAAAGTGGCGTCGTACAGAGGCACAGCGTTCTGGGAGCCGCGGCACCCTCCAAAGATCCTGCTGCAGAGGATACTCGTGTTGCCGAAGACAATCCTGGAGATGCCGAAGCTACGAAGAACGACACGAAAGCAGAGGGGACCGCGAACGCGCcgagaaacgaaacggaagATGTCGCAGCTGCCGATGATCTGGCAAAGGCTGACAAAGTTCTCTTCAATAG AACGATCAACTGGCTGACGCCGCAAGAGGACTCGAGCCTGCCGTCAGCACCGGAGGTGCCAAAAATGCCGTCGGACCAAGCCGCGGCTGCCAAGGAATTGCCCAAGCCCATTAAACGCAGAAATCACGCTTCCCGAGACCCATTAGATACCCGCGGCACACCGGGCTCGCCGACCACCGAGCAATCTTCCCcttttatttaa